A stretch of the Mycobacteroides immunogenum genome encodes the following:
- a CDS encoding molecular chaperone DnaJ yields the protein MTLRPIETWPRGLTRDRRRSNFSAHWSDTLTRLDRELWYLGKGEKYAPTVLQIAMREQDFRITDGMPRANATAQHPGVILNIESRHGALSYPCDTFTRWQDNLRAIALGLEALRKVERYGITQTGQQYRGWQAIEAKATPVSQTAAGAAVHLAKAAQGNEDSVSDWAHRILHDPETARNTYRKARANTHPDRHGGDRTAWNAVEASADILRAAGAPIE from the coding sequence ATGACACTTCGACCCATCGAAACATGGCCCCGTGGACTCACACGTGACCGCCGACGCTCGAACTTCTCAGCGCATTGGAGTGACACCCTCACCCGGCTCGATCGGGAACTCTGGTACCTCGGGAAAGGCGAGAAATACGCCCCCACAGTGCTGCAAATCGCCATGCGCGAGCAAGATTTCCGTATCACAGACGGCATGCCGCGCGCCAACGCCACCGCGCAGCACCCCGGCGTCATCCTGAACATCGAATCCCGCCACGGGGCGCTGTCATACCCGTGTGACACCTTCACCCGCTGGCAAGACAACCTGCGCGCCATCGCGCTCGGCCTCGAAGCCCTACGCAAGGTCGAACGCTACGGAATCACCCAAACCGGGCAGCAGTACCGCGGCTGGCAGGCCATCGAAGCCAAAGCCACCCCGGTCTCGCAGACCGCCGCCGGTGCCGCCGTGCACCTCGCGAAAGCCGCGCAAGGCAATGAAGACAGCGTCTCCGATTGGGCGCACCGCATCTTGCACGACCCCGAAACCGCCCGGAACACATACCGGAAAGCCCGCGCCAACACCCACCCCGACCGCCACGGCGGCGACCGAACAGCCTGGAACGCCGTCGAAGCGTCCGCCGACATCCTGCGCGCCGCCGGCGCCCCGATCGAATAG
- a CDS encoding DNA cytosine methyltransferase produces MSLHITLTDFFCGAGGSSTGAVEVEGVAVRAAANHWQLAVETHNANHPDADHYCADLSQIHPVYFPKTTMGWFSPECTNHSQAKGRKRVDTQPDLFGDTLPDEAAERSRATMWDVIRFSEFHQYEMVFVENVVEAAAWAPFPAWLAAMESLGYDHQLVMLNSMHAQLAGFGAPQSRDRLYVVFWRRGNRKPDLERIVRPRAVCPDCGPIDAMQVFKKPGNTVGRYRQQYAFRCPKTKCRNRVVEPLVRVAGDIIDWSLLGERLGDKSLKKFVDKKTGEVSYGPLAPKTMARVRAGIDRYWLPLLVPVEGREGKEARPVSEPVRTMTTRSETGLLVPCGGTWRDGAAPTSEPFSTRTTRETDGLAFIAELRGGSSDARPVSRPLATVTASGNHHALVISDERPTIDLDDVRFRMLEPREIKRAMDFPADYVIKGNRREQVRMAGNAVTPPSSRDLITAGVESLT; encoded by the coding sequence ATGAGTCTGCATATCACGCTGACCGATTTCTTCTGCGGTGCAGGCGGTTCAAGCACGGGAGCGGTAGAGGTCGAAGGCGTGGCGGTCCGGGCAGCTGCGAACCATTGGCAGCTGGCCGTCGAGACGCACAACGCCAATCATCCAGACGCAGACCACTATTGCGCTGACCTATCACAGATCCATCCCGTGTACTTCCCGAAGACGACCATGGGTTGGTTCTCGCCGGAGTGCACCAACCATTCGCAAGCCAAGGGCCGAAAGCGCGTAGATACGCAACCCGATCTGTTCGGCGACACCCTGCCCGACGAAGCCGCCGAACGCTCCCGTGCCACCATGTGGGACGTCATCCGGTTCTCCGAATTCCACCAATACGAAATGGTATTCGTGGAAAACGTAGTCGAGGCCGCGGCGTGGGCGCCATTCCCGGCGTGGCTTGCGGCCATGGAATCACTGGGCTACGACCACCAGCTCGTGATGCTCAACTCGATGCACGCGCAACTGGCCGGATTCGGAGCGCCGCAATCCCGCGATCGGCTGTATGTGGTGTTCTGGCGGCGCGGCAACCGCAAGCCCGATCTTGAGCGCATCGTGCGCCCACGCGCCGTATGCCCAGACTGCGGGCCGATCGACGCCATGCAGGTATTCAAGAAACCCGGCAACACCGTCGGCCGCTACCGCCAGCAATACGCGTTCCGCTGCCCTAAGACCAAGTGCCGCAACAGAGTCGTCGAACCGTTGGTGCGAGTCGCCGGCGACATCATCGATTGGTCACTGCTGGGTGAACGCCTCGGCGACAAGTCGCTCAAGAAATTTGTCGACAAGAAAACCGGCGAGGTGAGCTACGGGCCGCTAGCCCCCAAGACGATGGCGCGGGTCCGCGCCGGCATAGACCGGTACTGGCTGCCGCTACTGGTACCTGTGGAGGGCCGCGAGGGTAAGGAAGCGCGCCCCGTCTCCGAGCCCGTCCGGACGATGACGACACGCAGCGAAACTGGCCTGCTGGTGCCCTGCGGCGGTACCTGGCGTGACGGCGCTGCACCAACCAGTGAGCCGTTCTCGACCCGAACCACCAGGGAGACCGACGGCTTGGCGTTCATCGCCGAGCTACGCGGCGGCAGCAGCGACGCACGGCCTGTGAGTCGCCCGCTGGCGACCGTGACCGCATCAGGTAATCATCACGCGCTGGTCATCTCGGACGAACGTCCCACGATCGATCTCGACGACGTCCGGTTCCGCATGCTGGAACCACGCGAAATCAAACGCGCTATGGACTTCCCGGCCGACTACGTGATCAAAGGAAACCGGCGTGAACAGGTCCGTATGGCAGGAAACGCTGTCACCCCGCCTAGCTCACGCGACCTGATCACTGCAGGCGTGGAGAGCCTGACATGA
- a CDS encoding phage portal protein family protein produces MTKRVKTAMPVGESGYVTPFVDGWVNWDPYEKVPDLQHPASVSVFLEMDNNDSRVSSLLEAISLPIVETGWRIDPNGADAEVVQFISRNMNLPVVGFDEVDDPGRSRGRFSWIDHLREVASPTAQFGHAVFEQVYRREADGRFVLRKLGPRPQWTIQKFNVAMDGGLDSVTQLAPASSGRIMYGPTPLDIPINRLVVYTRNKRPGYWQGRSILRSSYKHWLLKNELLRIEVVAARRNGMGVPVGTASKPNDPQEVAAMQKVASEFQGGMGSGVGLANGQSLALLGVQGNLPDIRAAIVYHDKAIALAGLAQYMNLDTGGSYALAAVQERPFVQAENAAAKSYRDIGQAHIIEDLVDINFGTEARTPRLVFDKIGSQQDATAAALKMFVEAGLLAPDLRIERALRQSLDLPAKPDANDPDAAPPKEPDAPAIPVPQETDTARSSEDTEAQALAFAKGRLF; encoded by the coding sequence GTGACTAAGCGGGTCAAGACGGCTATGCCGGTCGGCGAATCGGGCTACGTGACCCCGTTCGTCGACGGCTGGGTCAATTGGGATCCGTACGAAAAGGTTCCGGACCTGCAGCATCCGGCGTCGGTGTCGGTGTTCCTGGAGATGGATAACAACGACTCGCGTGTTTCGTCGCTGCTGGAAGCCATCAGCTTGCCGATTGTCGAAACCGGTTGGCGTATCGACCCGAACGGCGCGGACGCCGAGGTTGTGCAGTTCATTTCGCGGAACATGAATCTTCCGGTTGTCGGGTTCGATGAGGTCGACGACCCTGGTCGCTCGCGAGGCCGGTTCTCGTGGATTGATCACCTGCGCGAGGTTGCCTCACCAACTGCACAATTCGGGCACGCCGTGTTCGAGCAGGTGTATCGGCGTGAGGCGGACGGCCGGTTCGTGCTGCGGAAGCTGGGGCCGCGACCGCAGTGGACGATTCAGAAGTTCAACGTCGCGATGGACGGCGGGTTGGATTCGGTCACGCAGCTTGCGCCGGCGTCGTCCGGGCGCATCATGTATGGGCCGACGCCGCTTGATATTCCGATCAATCGGCTTGTGGTGTACACGCGGAACAAGCGGCCGGGGTATTGGCAGGGCCGTTCGATTCTGCGTTCGAGCTACAAGCATTGGCTGTTGAAAAACGAGCTGCTGCGCATCGAGGTTGTGGCGGCACGCCGCAACGGTATGGGTGTGCCGGTCGGTACCGCTTCGAAGCCGAACGATCCGCAGGAAGTCGCGGCGATGCAGAAAGTTGCCTCGGAATTTCAGGGCGGCATGGGATCCGGTGTTGGCCTCGCGAACGGCCAGTCGCTGGCGCTGCTCGGTGTACAGGGAAACTTGCCCGACATCCGTGCGGCAATCGTGTACCACGACAAGGCAATCGCGCTCGCCGGGCTGGCGCAATACATGAACCTCGATACCGGCGGAAGCTACGCGCTCGCCGCGGTGCAGGAACGACCGTTCGTGCAGGCCGAGAACGCTGCCGCCAAGTCCTACCGCGATATCGGGCAGGCGCACATCATCGAGGATCTGGTCGATATCAACTTCGGCACAGAGGCCCGAACGCCGCGCCTGGTGTTCGACAAGATCGGTTCGCAGCAGGACGCCACCGCAGCCGCGCTGAAAATGTTCGTTGAGGCGGGGCTGCTGGCCCCGGATCTGCGGATCGAACGCGCGTTGCGCCAATCGCTGGACCTGCCGGCCAAACCCGACGCGAACGACCCCGACGCCGCGCCCCCGAAAGAGCCTGATGCGCCCGCGATCCCGGTACCGCAAGAGACTGACACCGCCCGGAGCTCAGAGGACACCGAAGCGCAGGCGCTCGCGTTCGCGAAAGGAAGGTTGTTCTGA
- a CDS encoding YqaJ viral recombinase family protein, with protein MTANPTTGITGIYTKRDPQFLQPGSEMWSRVITPSKVAAILGVSRYESAYRLWHRMQGLVDPEPPKEVFDIGHDLEAYAANRWRRRNTGWRLSEGEVQVHIDPDKFGFPCVATVDRRGVRGRSRRVVEFKSARHFNDLELFGDDLTGDCPEDYAAQVLTQMLFTGWTDLPGHLLVVGPYYNERIYEIEFDPSTAAWILDEAQKFWGLLQSNKVPDLDNTVHTYSCIREMNPEINADATTVLDGAEALQFVTARAEFDRAEENYQGAKNMLMKRMERDKRAEFGGVKIAHRQKSGKNSIALYAAKGVTPEQIRFLNGDNQS; from the coding sequence ATGACCGCGAATCCCACCACCGGCATTACCGGTATCTACACGAAACGTGATCCGCAGTTCCTGCAACCGGGATCAGAGATGTGGTCGAGGGTCATCACGCCTTCGAAAGTCGCTGCCATCCTTGGGGTTTCTCGCTACGAGTCGGCATACCGGCTGTGGCACCGCATGCAGGGTCTCGTCGATCCGGAACCGCCTAAAGAAGTATTCGACATCGGGCATGACCTCGAAGCGTATGCCGCGAACAGGTGGCGCCGCCGAAACACTGGGTGGCGTTTATCCGAAGGTGAAGTGCAGGTGCACATCGACCCGGACAAATTCGGGTTTCCGTGTGTGGCGACTGTGGACCGGCGCGGCGTCCGGGGACGTTCACGGCGCGTTGTCGAGTTCAAGTCGGCTCGGCACTTCAACGATCTGGAACTGTTCGGCGACGACCTGACCGGCGATTGCCCGGAAGACTATGCGGCGCAGGTGCTGACGCAAATGTTGTTCACCGGATGGACGGATCTTCCCGGTCACCTGCTAGTGGTGGGGCCGTACTACAACGAACGGATCTACGAAATCGAGTTCGATCCGAGCACGGCGGCGTGGATTCTCGATGAAGCGCAGAAGTTCTGGGGGCTGCTGCAGTCCAACAAGGTGCCGGACCTCGATAACACGGTGCACACCTACAGCTGCATCCGCGAGATGAACCCCGAAATCAATGCGGACGCGACCACGGTCCTCGACGGCGCCGAGGCTCTGCAATTCGTCACGGCCAGAGCTGAATTCGACCGTGCCGAAGAGAACTACCAGGGCGCGAAAAACATGCTCATGAAACGCATGGAACGCGACAAGCGCGCCGAATTCGGCGGCGTGAAGATCGCGCACCGACAGAAGTCCGGAAAGAACTCGATCGCACTCTATGCGGCCAAAGGTGTCACACCCGAACAAATCCGATTCCTGAACGGAGACAACCAATCATGA
- a CDS encoding WhiB family transcriptional regulator: MAGGAIFPNKGRTERRLAELGNGIDETWKRQAACRGHPRPDIFYPDPARSEATIKRSKSELKRRLIVAEAKRVCAVCPVRAECLNYADSILDYHGIWGGKTGRERGRKRDEF; this comes from the coding sequence ATGGCCGGCGGCGCGATCTTCCCGAACAAGGGCCGCACCGAACGACGGCTCGCTGAACTCGGCAACGGAATCGACGAAACCTGGAAACGGCAGGCAGCGTGCCGCGGACATCCCCGACCAGACATTTTCTACCCCGACCCGGCGCGGTCCGAAGCCACGATCAAACGCTCGAAATCCGAACTGAAACGACGCCTCATCGTCGCCGAAGCCAAACGTGTTTGCGCAGTGTGCCCTGTCAGGGCCGAATGCCTGAACTACGCCGACAGCATCCTCGACTACCACGGCATATGGGGAGGGAAAACAGGCCGCGAACGCGGACGTAAACGCGACGAATTCTGA
- a CDS encoding glutaredoxin family protein produces the protein MPELTVTVYTAGTSCQPCRMTLRHLDRLGIAYTAIPIDSDDAIREAAIELGMKTAPIVCVATPAGEDQWDGYRPDKLDALAAEAA, from the coding sequence ATGCCTGAACTCACCGTCACCGTCTACACCGCGGGAACGTCCTGCCAGCCCTGCCGAATGACGCTGAGACACCTGGACCGCCTCGGAATCGCTTACACCGCAATCCCAATCGACTCCGACGACGCCATCCGTGAGGCGGCAATCGAACTCGGTATGAAGACCGCACCGATCGTGTGTGTCGCCACACCGGCCGGCGAGGACCAGTGGGACGGCTACCGGCCAGACAAGCTCGACGCGCTGGCAGCGGAGGCCGCGTGA
- a CDS encoding head maturation protease, ClpP-related, producing MARENREWYKFTVAKAVSAEDKPTATLHIYDEIDSWFGVNAEALVVEISALDPETELTVRINSPGGNAFDGINIANAIMRHPGKTITYVDGLAASAASVIAVASDEVVVSKYGQAMVHDARSGQYGTAKDLRSVADHLEKLSSSYANLYADRAGGTAEEWAQAMADETWYTAEEMVVAGLATRIDDSGARADTEQAVASALASSSYKFKYSGRPAAPAPVARADNAGASASANISKEGHVPDIKEDVAKRLGLGPDATDEDVLAALDKLAGIEQEDTAGDSTTAGDNAAETGADTAVDGKELVAAAAKAGLVLMDPARVSKLESDAAAGALARATQIAEAHAQVVDAAVAKGKITAPRRDAFLALMKADPEGTTALLDSIPAETAVPLTEVGHGTEAQASASAEDEIRNDPRFKNWSF from the coding sequence ATGGCTCGTGAAAACCGTGAGTGGTACAAGTTCACTGTCGCGAAAGCCGTATCGGCAGAGGATAAGCCGACGGCCACGCTGCATATCTACGACGAAATCGACTCATGGTTCGGCGTCAATGCCGAAGCGCTGGTCGTCGAAATTTCCGCGCTGGATCCGGAAACCGAACTGACGGTGCGGATCAACTCGCCGGGCGGTAATGCGTTCGATGGCATCAACATCGCGAATGCGATCATGCGCCATCCCGGCAAGACCATCACCTACGTCGACGGGCTGGCCGCATCGGCTGCCAGCGTAATCGCGGTGGCCAGCGACGAAGTTGTGGTCTCCAAGTACGGGCAGGCGATGGTGCATGACGCCCGATCCGGCCAATACGGCACCGCGAAAGACCTGCGCAGCGTCGCCGATCATCTCGAAAAGCTGTCGTCGAGCTACGCCAATCTCTACGCCGACCGCGCCGGCGGAACCGCAGAGGAGTGGGCGCAGGCCATGGCCGACGAAACCTGGTACACCGCCGAAGAAATGGTCGTTGCTGGTCTAGCGACACGCATCGACGATTCCGGGGCTCGTGCAGATACCGAACAGGCGGTCGCCTCGGCGCTGGCCAGCTCGTCCTACAAGTTCAAGTACTCCGGCCGTCCGGCCGCACCCGCGCCGGTGGCGCGGGCCGACAACGCCGGGGCGTCCGCTTCGGCGAATATCTCGAAGGAGGGCCACGTGCCTGACATCAAGGAGGACGTCGCAAAGCGGCTCGGTCTTGGACCGGACGCCACCGACGAAGACGTGCTTGCCGCACTCGACAAGCTGGCAGGTATCGAGCAGGAAGACACCGCCGGGGACAGCACCACCGCCGGCGATAACGCCGCCGAGACCGGCGCCGATACCGCGGTCGACGGTAAGGAACTGGTTGCCGCGGCAGCCAAGGCCGGTTTGGTGCTGATGGACCCGGCGCGGGTGTCCAAGCTCGAATCTGATGCTGCTGCGGGCGCGCTGGCCCGCGCAACGCAGATCGCGGAGGCACATGCCCAGGTCGTGGACGCTGCGGTCGCAAAGGGCAAGATCACGGCGCCGCGCCGCGATGCTTTCCTGGCGCTGATGAAGGCGGACCCGGAAGGCACTACGGCCCTGCTGGATTCGATTCCGGCTGAGACCGCAGTGCCGCTGACCGAAGTCGGTCACGGTACCGAGGCGCAGGCATCGGCCAGCGCGGAAGACGAAATCCGCAACGACCCTCGATTCAAGAATTGGAGTTTCTGA